In Vibrio gangliei, a single window of DNA contains:
- the argR gene encoding transcriptional regulator ArgR, with translation MKNNDKQDNLIRSFKALLKEECFGSQGEIVDALREEGFENINQSKVSRMLTKFGAVRTRNAKMEMVYCLPAELGVPTASSSLRELVLDVGHNDALVVIHTGPGAAQLIARLLDSLGKSEGILGVVAGDDTIFITPTLNITTKQLYDSVCELFEYAG, from the coding sequence ATGAAAAACAATGACAAACAAGACAATCTAATTCGTTCGTTTAAAGCGCTATTAAAAGAAGAGTGCTTTGGTTCTCAAGGTGAGATCGTGGATGCGCTACGCGAAGAAGGCTTTGAGAATATCAATCAGTCAAAAGTATCGCGCATGCTGACAAAATTTGGCGCTGTCAGAACCCGTAATGCCAAAATGGAAATGGTTTACTGCTTACCAGCTGAACTTGGTGTCCCAACCGCTTCCAGTTCTTTACGTGAATTAGTATTAGATGTTGGTCATAACGATGCATTAGTCGTGATTCATACAGGCCCAGGAGCTGCACAGTTAATCGCTCGCCTGCTCGACTCATTAGGAAAATCGGAAGGCATTTTAGGGGTGGTTGCCGGTGATGATACTATCTTTATTACGCCGACGCTGAATATCACGACCAAGCAGCTTTACGATTCTGTTTGCGAACTCTTTGAGTACGCTGGATAA
- a CDS encoding D-2-hydroxyacid dehydrogenase, producing the protein MPTSAKPATVKSTPISPASLASKPTVVFLDIATIPSHIKIPNLTFEHQWKAFDFTSPEQVVERIAGADIVITNKVKLTADVLAQAPNVKLIAVSATGTNNVDLDYCRENSIVVTNVQGYGTRSVPEHVIAMMFALKRNLVGYHQDIAAGVWQKDKQFCFFTHPITDVAGSTLGIIGSGSLGQAVGVLAKALGMKVVFAERKGVSPCRLGYMAFEKVIETADVLTLHCPLTAETENLIAMPELQAMKSSAILINAGRGGLVNEAELVEALKIQQIAGAGCDVFTQEPADESNPLIANMGLPNLLLTPHVAWGSDSSIQALCNILMDNIEKFQQGVEQNRVV; encoded by the coding sequence ATGCCGACTTCTGCTAAACCTGCTACGGTTAAATCAACGCCTATTTCACCAGCTTCATTAGCAAGCAAACCAACGGTGGTTTTTCTTGATATCGCCACCATTCCATCCCACATCAAGATCCCTAATTTGACTTTTGAGCATCAATGGAAGGCTTTTGACTTTACCTCGCCAGAGCAAGTGGTTGAGCGTATCGCCGGGGCTGATATTGTGATCACCAATAAAGTGAAACTCACGGCTGACGTGCTAGCGCAAGCACCGAATGTGAAGTTGATTGCGGTTTCGGCAACGGGAACCAACAACGTGGATTTGGATTATTGTCGTGAGAACAGTATCGTGGTCACCAATGTTCAAGGTTATGGTACTCGCTCTGTACCTGAACATGTGATTGCGATGATGTTTGCCTTAAAGCGCAATTTGGTTGGTTATCATCAAGATATTGCTGCAGGTGTTTGGCAAAAAGATAAGCAGTTTTGCTTTTTTACTCATCCTATCACTGATGTCGCGGGCTCGACGTTAGGCATTATTGGCAGTGGCAGCTTGGGGCAAGCGGTTGGAGTATTGGCAAAAGCACTGGGAATGAAAGTGGTGTTTGCGGAGCGCAAGGGTGTTTCTCCTTGTCGTTTAGGTTACATGGCGTTTGAGAAAGTGATTGAAACGGCGGATGTGTTAACACTGCATTGTCCATTAACCGCGGAAACAGAAAATTTGATTGCCATGCCTGAGCTGCAAGCCATGAAATCTAGCGCTATTTTGATCAATGCTGGCCGAGGTGGTTTGGTGAATGAAGCCGAACTTGTGGAGGCGCTTAAAATTCAGCAGATTGCAGGGGCTGGTTGTGATGTTTTTACCCAAGAGCCCGCCGATGAATCCAATCCTTTGATTGCCAATATGGGTTTGCCTAATCTGCTCTTAACTCCGCACGTGGCGTGGGGCAGTGATTCTTCTATCCAAGCCTTGTGCAATATCTTGATGGATAATATCGAGAAATTTCAGCAAGGCGTGGAGCAAAATCGTGTTGTTTAA
- the rpmA gene encoding 50S ribosomal protein L27, whose translation MAHKKAGGSTRNGRDSESKRLGVKRFGGESVLAGNIIVRQRGTKFHAGTNVGIGKDHTLFALAEGKVKFEVKGPKNRKFVSIEAE comes from the coding sequence ATGGCACATAAAAAAGCTGGTGGTTCTACTCGCAACGGTCGCGACTCAGAAAGCAAACGCCTAGGTGTTAAGCGTTTTGGTGGCGAATCTGTTCTAGCTGGTAACATCATCGTACGTCAACGTGGTACTAAGTTCCACGCTGGTACTAACGTTGGTATCGGTAAAGACCATACTCTTTTCGCTTTAGCAGAAGGTAAAGTGAAATTTGAAGTTAAAGGTCCTAAGAACCGTAAGTTTGTAAGCATCGAAGCTGAATAA
- the rluA gene encoding bifunctional tRNA pseudouridine(32) synthase/23S rRNA pseudouridine(746) synthase RluA: MALLEYLPPTDPWTEIVYQDEHILVANKPAGLLSVPGRLAEHYDSIWSRLRESYPNIEVVHRLDMATSGLMLFALTKEAERHIKKQFQYRLTHKIYYARVWGSVEQDEGEIDLPLICDWPNRPRQKVCHQDGKPSLTRYQVVVREAQTTVVRLLPITGRSHQLRVHMQALGHPIVGDEFYATPEALTFSERLQLHSAELSFYHPSNNQLSTAFVECDFYLAATAQILQHFDPDAELPDYKTLTSS, encoded by the coding sequence ATGGCTCTACTTGAATACCTGCCACCCACTGATCCTTGGACGGAGATTGTTTATCAAGATGAGCATATTTTGGTAGCCAATAAACCCGCAGGGCTACTTTCTGTCCCCGGTCGCTTGGCTGAACATTACGACAGTATTTGGAGCCGATTACGTGAAAGCTACCCCAATATTGAGGTTGTACATCGCTTAGATATGGCAACATCGGGGTTGATGTTATTTGCTTTAACCAAAGAAGCGGAACGCCATATCAAAAAACAATTTCAATACCGTTTAACTCACAAGATTTATTATGCTCGAGTATGGGGAAGCGTTGAACAAGATGAAGGTGAAATCGATTTGCCGCTAATTTGTGATTGGCCGAATCGCCCGAGACAGAAAGTGTGTCACCAAGATGGCAAACCGTCGCTAACCCGTTATCAAGTGGTAGTTCGAGAAGCGCAAACCACAGTGGTTCGCTTGTTGCCGATTACTGGGCGTTCACATCAATTGAGAGTTCACATGCAAGCATTAGGACACCCGATTGTTGGAGATGAATTTTATGCCACACCTGAAGCATTGACTTTTTCTGAACGATTGCAGTTGCATTCAGCGGAGTTAAGCTTTTATCATCCAAGTAATAATCAACTATCGACGGCTTTTGTTGAGTGTGATTTTTATCTCGCTGCAACAGCACAGATCCTGCAACATTTTGACCCTGATGCAGAATTACCTGATTATAAAACCCTGACATCTTCATAA
- the mdh gene encoding malate dehydrogenase, with amino-acid sequence MKVAVIGAAGGIGQALALLLKNGLPAGSDLALYDIAPVTPGVAADLSHIPTPVSIKGFAGEDPTPALEGADVVLISAGVARKPGMDRSDLFNVNAGIIKSLAEKIAQTCPTACVGIITNPVNTTVPIAAEVLKKAGVYDKRRLFGITTLDVIRSETFVSELKGVSLEGLEVPVIGGHSGVTILPLLSQVKGVEFSDEELAALTKRIQNAGTEVVEAKAGGGSATLSMGQAAYRFGLSLVKALNGEQGIVECAYVEGDGEHARFFAQPIRLGKEGVEEILSFGELSVFEQQAFDSMLDTLKGDIALGEEFAK; translated from the coding sequence ATGAAAGTAGCTGTAATTGGTGCTGCTGGTGGTATTGGACAGGCACTTGCTTTATTGCTGAAAAATGGACTTCCGGCAGGCTCAGATCTTGCTCTTTATGATATTGCTCCAGTCACTCCAGGTGTTGCTGCTGACCTTAGCCATATCCCTACACCGGTTTCAATTAAAGGTTTTGCGGGTGAAGACCCAACGCCTGCACTGGAAGGTGCGGATGTCGTACTGATTTCTGCTGGTGTTGCGCGTAAGCCGGGGATGGATCGTTCTGACCTATTCAATGTTAACGCAGGCATTATTAAATCCTTAGCTGAAAAAATTGCACAAACTTGTCCAACCGCTTGTGTCGGTATTATCACAAACCCAGTGAACACAACAGTGCCAATCGCTGCTGAAGTACTAAAAAAAGCCGGCGTGTATGATAAGCGTCGTCTATTTGGTATCACGACTCTGGATGTGATCCGCTCTGAAACATTTGTCTCTGAATTAAAAGGTGTATCACTAGAAGGTCTAGAAGTGCCGGTGATCGGTGGTCACTCAGGTGTGACTATTCTGCCTCTACTTTCTCAAGTAAAAGGTGTTGAGTTCTCTGATGAAGAGCTTGCAGCCTTGACTAAGCGTATTCAAAACGCGGGTACTGAAGTGGTTGAAGCGAAAGCGGGTGGCGGTTCAGCAACACTGTCTATGGGTCAAGCAGCATACCGCTTCGGTCTATCGCTAGTGAAAGCGCTGAATGGCGAGCAAGGCATTGTGGAATGTGCTTACGTTGAAGGTGACGGTGAACACGCACGTTTCTTCGCACAACCTATTCGTCTAGGTAAAGAAGGCGTAGAAGAAATCCTAAGCTTTGGTGAGCTAAGTGTATTTGAACAACAAGCGTTCGATAGCATGCTAGATACACTAAAAGGTGATATTGCACTCGGTGAAGAGTTCGCGAAATAA
- a CDS encoding TAXI family TRAP transporter solute-binding subunit, whose amino-acid sequence MTSFSISRPLARSALAALMMVVISLPFAHANASGKPAKTYITIATGAVTGVYYPAGSSICKLVNSGRAQHNIRCSIEPSGGSVDNINQVRLGKNDLGISQSDWQYYAAQGHAEFTPDTPYSNMRALFSLYNEPLNLVVRRDSKITSVADLAGKRVNIGNQGSGDRATIEMIMQQFGWSKKSFSLATEFSGASRAQALCDNQIDAFISILGNPNASIKEATTSCQAQLVPVTGPKIDTLVKQTPYYAPTVIPGKLYPNNNQDIHTFGVLSIVFADTRMSDETAYQITKAVFDNFDTFKRLHPAFSMLKKPNMIKDGISVPLHPGAIRYYKEVGLL is encoded by the coding sequence ATGACATCTTTCTCAATATCACGCCCCCTTGCCCGCAGTGCGCTGGCCGCCTTAATGATGGTCGTGATATCTCTACCATTTGCCCATGCTAATGCGTCTGGTAAACCTGCAAAAACGTACATCACAATCGCAACAGGCGCGGTCACAGGTGTTTACTATCCTGCCGGTAGTTCTATTTGCAAATTGGTGAATAGTGGTCGTGCTCAGCACAACATTCGCTGTTCAATTGAACCTTCAGGCGGCTCTGTTGATAACATCAACCAAGTTCGATTGGGTAAAAATGATCTTGGGATCAGCCAATCCGACTGGCAATACTACGCCGCCCAAGGGCACGCTGAGTTTACACCTGACACGCCATATTCCAACATGCGCGCCTTGTTTTCCCTTTATAATGAACCGCTTAACCTTGTGGTGAGACGCGACTCTAAAATCACCAGCGTCGCAGATCTGGCTGGCAAACGGGTCAATATTGGCAACCAAGGATCCGGTGACCGAGCAACAATAGAAATGATCATGCAGCAATTCGGATGGTCTAAAAAAAGCTTTTCACTAGCGACAGAGTTTTCGGGGGCAAGCCGCGCACAGGCCCTATGTGATAATCAAATTGATGCGTTTATTTCTATTTTAGGAAATCCTAACGCTTCAATTAAAGAAGCCACCACGTCTTGCCAAGCGCAACTTGTGCCAGTCACAGGTCCGAAAATTGATACTTTGGTAAAGCAAACACCATATTACGCACCGACGGTCATTCCAGGTAAACTCTACCCCAATAATAACCAAGACATTCATACCTTTGGTGTTCTTTCAATTGTGTTTGCCGATACCAGAATGAGTGATGAAACGGCTTATCAAATCACCAAAGCCGTGTTTGATAATTTTGATACTTTCAAACGATTACATCCCGCTTTCTCAATGTTGAAAAAGCCCAATATGATCAAAGATGGCATCTCTGTCCCTTTGCATCCAGGGGCAATTCGTTATTACAAAGAAGTCGGATTGCTCTAA
- the ispB gene encoding octaprenyl diphosphate synthase, whose protein sequence is MDFKAIQALTADDMVKVNETIHAQLNSEVSLINQLGFYIVSGGGKRMRPLLALLSAKALGYQGKHHITAAAFVEFIHTATLLHDDVVDESDMRRGKETANAAFGNAASVLVGDYIYTRSFQMMTSLGSLKILKLMSDAVNVIAEGEVQQLMNCNDPDTTEESYMQVIYSKTARLFEAATQIGALLVDAPQEIETALQNYGKYLGTAFQLIDDVMDYTSDGKEMGKNVGDDLAEGKPTLPLLYAMRNGTTEQAEMIRDAIEHSNGMEKLDAIMQAMRETGSLEYTTQRAEEEADKAIAELAIIPESEYKQALITLAHMAVRRTK, encoded by the coding sequence ATGGATTTTAAAGCTATCCAGGCGCTTACTGCCGATGACATGGTAAAAGTGAATGAAACCATTCATGCTCAACTCAACTCTGAAGTCAGCCTCATTAATCAGCTAGGTTTTTATATCGTCAGCGGTGGTGGTAAGCGTATGCGCCCTCTTCTGGCGTTATTATCAGCCAAAGCGCTTGGCTACCAAGGTAAACACCACATCACTGCTGCCGCTTTTGTTGAGTTCATTCACACCGCGACTTTATTGCATGACGATGTGGTAGATGAGTCCGACATGCGCCGTGGTAAAGAAACGGCCAATGCCGCCTTCGGTAATGCCGCCAGTGTTCTCGTTGGTGACTATATTTATACCCGTTCGTTTCAAATGATGACCAGCTTAGGATCATTAAAGATCTTGAAGTTAATGAGTGATGCAGTGAACGTTATTGCAGAGGGTGAAGTCCAGCAGTTGATGAACTGTAACGACCCAGACACCACTGAAGAAAGCTACATGCAGGTGATCTACTCTAAAACGGCGCGTTTATTTGAAGCCGCTACACAAATTGGTGCTTTGCTAGTTGATGCGCCACAAGAGATTGAAACCGCACTGCAAAACTATGGCAAATACCTCGGCACCGCATTTCAGTTAATTGATGATGTCATGGACTACACTTCTGACGGCAAAGAAATGGGTAAAAACGTCGGTGATGATCTCGCGGAAGGTAAACCTACCCTGCCACTACTCTACGCAATGCGAAATGGCACGACAGAGCAAGCAGAAATGATTCGTGATGCAATTGAGCACTCTAATGGTATGGAAAAGCTAGACGCTATTATGCAAGCCATGCGTGAGACTGGCTCATTAGAATACACCACACAACGTGCCGAAGAAGAAGCGGATAAAGCCATTGCAGAACTGGCGATAATTCCTGAGTCGGAATACAAACAAGCGCTTATCACGCTGGCTCACATGGCGGTGAGAAGAACGAAATAA
- the rapA gene encoding RNA polymerase-associated protein RapA — MAFALGQRWISDTESDLGLGTVVELDARTVTLMFAASEENRLYARNDAPITRVVFNVGDVIESQDGWSLKVERVDVQNDVLTYVGTRQDTEESDVALREIFLNHQIRFNKPQDKMFAGQIDRMDNFVLRYNALTNQYQQHKSPMRGLCGMRAGLIPHQLYIAHEVGRRHAPRVLLADEVGLGKTIEAGMIIHQQVLTGRSERILIVVPETLQHQWLVEMMRRFNLHFSVFDEERCLESQADALNPFDTQQYVLCSLDFLKKNEKRYHQALAADWDLLVVDEAHHLEWSVDAPSREYEMVEGLASSIAGVLLLTATPEQLGHESHFARLRLLDPDRFFDYPTFVKEEQQYAPVAEAVASLESGKPLTNDEKNSITELLSEQDAEPLFRILDGCSSQAEFDIEQKALARQELIDNLMDRHGTGRILFRNTRAAIQGFPERHVHLLEMPMPEQYTRAMRVTKMMDGDLPEPAQALKNLYPEEILQDLEGDKTSWWSFDPRVSWLIEKVLAKRSEKILVIASRATTALQLEQALREREGIRATVFHEGMSILERDKAAAYFAQEEGGAQVLICSEIGSEGRNFQFANQLVMFDLPFNPDLLEQRIGRLDRIGQTRDIDVFVPYLQGSAQATLAHWYHHGLNAFAETCPTGRAVYDQYSSDLITMLANDDMTNLDELIELSATLNKQLKSKLEQGRDRLLEIHSNGGEKAQKITETIAAGDNDTNLVTFALGLFDTIGLNQDDKGENALVVTPSEHMMVPSYPGLPYEGATITFDRDTALSREDMHFMSWEHPMIQGGIDLLLSENVGTNAVSLLKNKALPVGTMFLELVYLVDAQAPKRSGINQFLPKTPIRLLLDGKGNELSEQVPFDTFNRQLSPINRHMASKVASSVQDQIHALIEKAEQAVLPKLDEVRQDAKADMQQKLNLELERLLALKAVNPNIRDEEIDAIEAQIETLSGYIETAQLQLDSLRLIVVAHQ; from the coding sequence ATGGCATTTGCGTTAGGTCAGCGTTGGATTAGTGATACAGAAAGCGATTTAGGATTAGGGACAGTAGTGGAGTTGGATGCTCGCACTGTGACTTTGATGTTTGCTGCTTCTGAAGAAAACCGTTTATATGCACGCAATGATGCGCCCATTACTCGTGTTGTTTTTAATGTGGGTGATGTGATTGAAAGCCAAGATGGCTGGTCATTAAAAGTAGAGCGAGTGGATGTTCAAAATGACGTATTAACTTACGTTGGCACTCGCCAAGATACAGAAGAAAGCGATGTCGCCTTACGTGAAATTTTCTTAAATCACCAAATTCGCTTTAATAAACCTCAAGATAAAATGTTCGCCGGTCAAATTGATCGTATGGACAATTTCGTGTTGCGCTATAACGCCCTAACCAATCAATACCAGCAACATAAAAGCCCAATGCGTGGTTTATGTGGCATGCGCGCAGGTTTGATCCCACATCAGCTGTACATTGCCCATGAAGTAGGTCGTCGCCACGCACCTCGTGTGTTATTGGCCGATGAAGTTGGCCTAGGTAAAACCATTGAAGCGGGCATGATTATTCACCAGCAAGTGCTGACTGGTCGCTCTGAGCGAATTCTCATTGTGGTGCCTGAAACCTTGCAGCATCAGTGGCTGGTGGAAATGATGCGCCGTTTCAACTTGCATTTTTCTGTGTTCGATGAAGAGCGTTGTCTAGAATCGCAAGCGGATGCACTCAACCCATTTGATACTCAGCAATATGTGCTCTGTTCACTGGATTTCTTAAAGAAAAACGAAAAACGCTACCATCAAGCGCTGGCGGCGGATTGGGATCTGTTGGTGGTGGATGAAGCGCATCACTTAGAGTGGAGTGTGGATGCACCGAGCCGTGAATATGAAATGGTGGAAGGTTTAGCATCTAGCATTGCCGGCGTGTTACTGCTGACGGCAACCCCAGAGCAATTAGGCCACGAAAGCCATTTTGCACGTCTTCGCTTATTGGATCCTGATCGTTTCTTTGATTACCCAACTTTTGTGAAAGAAGAGCAGCAATATGCGCCAGTCGCCGAAGCGGTAGCGAGTTTAGAGTCTGGTAAACCTCTAACGAATGATGAAAAAAATAGCATTACTGAACTGTTATCAGAGCAAGATGCGGAGCCATTATTTCGCATCTTAGATGGCTGCAGTTCACAGGCGGAATTCGATATTGAGCAAAAAGCGCTAGCACGCCAAGAGTTGATTGATAATTTGATGGATCGTCATGGTACCGGGCGTATTTTGTTCCGTAATACTCGTGCTGCGATCCAAGGTTTCCCAGAGCGTCATGTGCATTTGTTGGAAATGCCAATGCCTGAGCAATATACGCGTGCAATGCGTGTCACTAAAATGATGGATGGCGATTTGCCGGAGCCGGCACAAGCGTTAAAAAATCTCTATCCTGAAGAGATCTTACAAGATTTAGAAGGTGATAAAACTTCTTGGTGGAGTTTTGATCCTCGTGTGAGTTGGTTGATTGAAAAAGTATTAGCCAAACGATCGGAGAAGATCTTAGTGATCGCCTCACGAGCGACAACAGCATTACAACTCGAGCAAGCGTTGCGTGAGCGTGAAGGCATTCGTGCAACTGTGTTCCATGAAGGGATGTCGATTTTAGAACGTGACAAAGCGGCGGCCTATTTCGCGCAAGAAGAAGGTGGCGCGCAAGTGCTGATCTGTTCTGAAATTGGCTCTGAGGGACGCAACTTCCAATTTGCTAATCAACTGGTGATGTTTGATTTGCCATTTAACCCAGATTTACTTGAGCAACGTATTGGCCGTTTGGACCGTATTGGTCAGACTCGTGATATCGATGTATTTGTGCCTTACTTGCAAGGCTCAGCTCAAGCGACGTTAGCGCATTGGTATCACCATGGTTTGAATGCCTTTGCCGAAACCTGCCCAACCGGCCGCGCGGTATACGATCAGTATTCAAGTGACTTGATCACCATGTTGGCGAATGATGATATGACCAACTTGGATGAATTAATCGAGCTCTCTGCGACGCTGAATAAACAGTTGAAATCTAAGTTAGAGCAAGGTCGTGATCGCTTGTTAGAAATTCATTCTAATGGTGGTGAGAAAGCGCAGAAGATCACCGAGACCATTGCTGCGGGTGATAACGACACCAACCTTGTGACGTTCGCGTTAGGCCTATTTGATACTATCGGCTTAAACCAAGACGACAAAGGTGAAAATGCGCTCGTTGTTACGCCATCTGAGCACATGATGGTGCCAAGCTACCCGGGCTTGCCGTATGAAGGGGCGACCATCACTTTTGACCGAGATACCGCATTATCACGCGAAGATATGCACTTTATGAGTTGGGAACACCCAATGATCCAAGGTGGCATAGACTTACTCTTGAGTGAAAATGTCGGTACTAACGCCGTATCTCTCTTGAAAAATAAAGCCTTGCCGGTGGGTACCATGTTCTTGGAGTTAGTGTATTTAGTCGATGCACAAGCGCCAAAACGCAGTGGCATCAACCAGTTCTTACCGAAAACACCGATTCGTTTATTGCTCGATGGCAAAGGTAACGAGCTATCAGAGCAAGTGCCGTTTGATACCTTTAACCGTCAGTTGAGCCCAATTAATCGTCATATGGCGAGTAAAGTGGCGAGCTCAGTGCAAGATCAAATTCACGCTTTGATTGAGAAGGCGGAACAAGCGGTATTACCAAAACTGGATGAAGTACGCCAAGATGCTAAGGCTGACATGCAGCAAAAACTCAACTTAGAGCTTGAGCGTTTGCTAGCCTTGAAAGCGGTGAATCCCAACATTCGTGATGAAGAAATTGATGCCATTGAAGCACAAATCGAGACACTGTCTGGTTATATTGAAACCGCTCAATTGCAACTCGATTCATTGCGTTTGATTGTGGTGGCACATCAGTAA
- a CDS encoding PhoH family protein → MGANEKTLTSRTSQDNSLRKLFVLDTNILLHEPHAIYSFQEHDVVIPMTVLEELDRIKDSKRDVARDARVAIRALEAIFHDATPEEISQGIPFGHEHQTSGAISILADYDVQESDKAFADKAGDNRILNGVLALQKQHPEREVVLITKDINMRLRAKGAGVQYVEDYRTDQLIDDVQYLTKGFTQYEGSFWDNFQQVESQTVGSKTFHTVDREGLEPTFINQYLIDEDTDFAGRVEELHPHNAKIRDLSRERLLHRHAWDIYPKNIYQGMAMDALLDPSIDLVILTGAAGSGKTMLAMAAALEMTIEKKMFDKIIVTRNTPDIGEAIGFLPGTEEEKMMPWLAAITDTLEALHKNDHCTEGSLKYICDKANIQFKSINFMRGRSIQNAFVLLDECQNLTASQIKTIITRCGEGTKIVCSGNLAQIDSTYLTPVTSGLTYIVERFKNFEGSANIHLNGVVRSRLAEFAEENL, encoded by the coding sequence ATGGGCGCGAATGAAAAAACGCTGACCAGCCGTACCTCACAAGATAACAGCCTTCGCAAGTTGTTTGTCCTAGACACCAACATCCTTTTACATGAACCTCACGCCATTTATTCCTTCCAAGAACACGATGTTGTCATCCCAATGACGGTGTTAGAAGAACTCGACCGAATCAAAGACAGTAAACGCGATGTTGCTCGTGATGCCAGGGTGGCGATACGAGCATTAGAAGCCATTTTTCATGACGCGACACCAGAAGAAATATCTCAAGGTATTCCCTTTGGGCATGAGCACCAAACTTCCGGTGCTATCTCAATTTTGGCTGATTACGATGTGCAAGAAAGTGATAAGGCTTTTGCTGATAAAGCCGGAGATAATCGTATTCTCAATGGCGTTCTTGCCCTACAAAAGCAGCACCCTGAACGCGAAGTGGTGTTGATCACCAAAGACATCAATATGCGACTTCGTGCCAAAGGGGCCGGCGTTCAATATGTTGAAGACTACCGCACAGACCAATTAATTGATGATGTGCAATACCTCACTAAAGGCTTCACTCAATATGAAGGCAGCTTTTGGGATAACTTCCAACAAGTAGAAAGCCAAACCGTTGGCAGCAAAACCTTTCATACCGTCGACCGCGAAGGGCTCGAGCCTACCTTCATCAACCAATATTTAATTGATGAAGATACCGATTTTGCAGGCCGTGTTGAGGAATTGCACCCGCACAACGCCAAAATTCGCGATCTCAGCCGAGAGCGTTTATTGCATCGTCATGCCTGGGATATCTATCCAAAAAATATTTATCAAGGCATGGCGATGGATGCCCTGCTCGACCCAAGCATCGACTTAGTAATTTTAACTGGTGCCGCCGGTAGTGGTAAAACCATGCTCGCCATGGCCGCGGCACTGGAAATGACGATAGAGAAGAAAATGTTCGATAAGATCATCGTCACACGTAATACGCCAGATATAGGGGAAGCCATTGGTTTCTTACCCGGCACCGAAGAAGAAAAGATGATGCCTTGGCTGGCGGCGATTACCGATACACTCGAAGCACTGCATAAAAACGATCATTGCACGGAAGGCTCACTCAAATACATTTGCGATAAAGCCAATATTCAGTTCAAGTCGATCAACTTTATGCGCGGACGTTCGATTCAAAACGCCTTTGTATTGCTCGATGAGTGTCAAAACCTGACCGCTTCACAAATAAAAACCATCATTACCCGCTGTGGTGAAGGCACCAAAATCGTCTGCTCCGGTAACTTAGCGCAGATTGACTCCACCTACTTAACGCCGGTTACATCGGGGTTAACTTATATAGTGGAGCGCTTTAAAAACTTTGAAGGTAGCGCCAACATTCACTTAAACGGCGTGGTACGCAGCCGCTTGGCCGAGTTTGCAGAGGAAAACTTGTAG
- the rplU gene encoding 50S ribosomal protein L21 → MYAVFQSGGKQHRVSEGQTIRLEKLDVETGASVEFDSVLMVANGEEITVGAPLVAGGKVTAEVVKHGRGDKVKIVKFRRRKHSRKQMGHRQWFTEVKITGISA, encoded by the coding sequence ATGTACGCTGTTTTCCAATCTGGTGGTAAACAACACCGTGTAAGCGAAGGTCAAACTATTCGCTTAGAGAAATTGGACGTAGAGACTGGCGCAAGCGTTGAGTTTGATTCAGTTCTTATGGTTGCTAATGGTGAAGAAATCACTGTTGGTGCACCTTTGGTTGCTGGCGGTAAAGTAACTGCGGAAGTAGTTAAGCACGGTCGTGGCGATAAAGTAAAAATCGTTAAGTTCCGTCGTCGTAAGCATTCTCGTAAGCAAATGGGCCACCGTCAGTGGTTCACTGAAGTCAAAATTACTGGCATCAGCGCTTAA